Sequence from the Afifella aestuarii genome:
TCAAGGGCTATGAGACGGCCCTTCGCGATTACGGCACGTTCGATTGGGCCGATCTGATCACGCCTGCGGCCGAAGTCGCGCGCACGGGCTTCATGATCCGCCCGCACATGCACTGGTACTGGTCGAAGGACCAGTCGGGAGACGGGCAGGCGAACACCATCGACAAGCTGCGCTTCTCCAAGACCGGGCGGAGCGTCTATTTCCACGAGGACGGAAGCCTGCGTGCCGTGGGCGAGATCCTGCGCAATCCCGACCTTGCCAACACTCTGGAGCGGATCGCGCGAAGCGGCGGCTCGGATATCTACTACCACGGCGAAATCGCCGAAGAGATTGCCGCCGACTTCAAGGCGGGCGGCGGCCTCATTGGTCTGGAGGATCTCGCGAAATACGAGGTGACCCGATCGGAGCCGGTCTGGGGGCACTACCGCGGCCATAAGATTTCCACGAGTGCGCCTCCGGCATCCGGTTTCCCGATGCTGGAGATCCTGCACATCATGGAGCATTTCGATGTCGGGGCCATGCAGCATGCAAGCACCGAGCATGTGCGTCTTCTCTTCGAGGCGATGAAGCGCATGACGATCGACAAGGACGCCCATATGGGCGATCCGGCCTATGTCGAGGTGCCGGTCGAACGCCTTCTCTCCGACGAGAATATCCGGGCCCATGCCGAAAGCATCCGCCGCGGCGAACGCGCGAATGTGGAACGCCTCGACCTCTCGCAGCGCGACACCACCCATATTTCGGTGATCGATCGTGAGGGGAATGCGGTCGCCATGACCCACACGCTCGGCAGCCCCTCCGGCGCCATCACCGACGGCCTCGGCTTCATGTACAACGGCACGATGAGCCGCTTCGATCCGCGTCCTGGACGTCCCGGCTCGATCGCGCCGCGCAAGCGTCGGGCGAGCTCGGCTGCGCCGACGATCGTGTTTCGCGATGACAAGCCGTTTATCGTCATCGGCGCCCCCGGTGGCAGCTATATCGCCCCGACGGTCGCTCAGGGCATCATGAACATGATCGATTTCGACATGTCGATCCAGGAGGCGGTGACGGCACCACGCATTGTCGGCGTGTCGAACACGATCGACATCTGCAACCGCATTCGCCGTTCGGTGGAGGCGGATCTGCGCGCGGATGGCTACGAGGTCGAGCGCTCGCCGCAGACCTATGCCTTTGCGGCCCTGCACGGCATCCGGATCGATGACGGCGTCTCGAAGGGGGCCGCAGATCCGCAGCGGGATGGTATGGCCATCTCGATCACCTAGGCAGGCGGAGAGGCTGAATGGTCACTTCCATTATTCGGCGGTTCATCCAGGCATTGTTCGTCATCGTGGCGATGACGGTGATCGTCTTTGTCGCCGTCAACGTCATCGGCAATCCGGTCGACATTCTGATCAACCCGGATGCGAACCAGGCCGAGCGCGCACGTGTGATCGCGGAATATGGCCTCGATCAGCCTCTCTGGCGCCAGTACATCGACTTCATGGCGGGGCTGTTGCGCGGCGATTTCGGCAACA
This genomic interval carries:
- the ggt gene encoding gamma-glutamyltransferase yields the protein MNNATIVAPQPEAVEAGANVLARGGNAVDAALACAFMQGVVDPQMAGVGGFGSMQVYMPGRGVHEMLEFYALAPAAATPEMWLDKLLGQSRDGFGFILEGNISEIGYLACCTPGSLKGYETALRDYGTFDWADLITPAAEVARTGFMIRPHMHWYWSKDQSGDGQANTIDKLRFSKTGRSVYFHEDGSLRAVGEILRNPDLANTLERIARSGGSDIYYHGEIAEEIAADFKAGGGLIGLEDLAKYEVTRSEPVWGHYRGHKISTSAPPASGFPMLEILHIMEHFDVGAMQHASTEHVRLLFEAMKRMTIDKDAHMGDPAYVEVPVERLLSDENIRAHAESIRRGERANVERLDLSQRDTTHISVIDREGNAVAMTHTLGSPSGAITDGLGFMYNGTMSRFDPRPGRPGSIAPRKRRASSAAPTIVFRDDKPFIVIGAPGGSYIAPTVAQGIMNMIDFDMSIQEAVTAPRIVGVSNTIDICNRIRRSVEADLRADGYEVERSPQTYAFAALHGIRIDDGVSKGAADPQRDGMAISIT